A window from Bacteroidota bacterium encodes these proteins:
- a CDS encoding DUF1501 domain-containing protein, whose amino-acid sequence MLIRRKEFLQVGSLATASLMLPKFLKAFEASNMVPPGNKVTVVLQLSGGCDGLNQIIPVRNDIYYRSRPRLGVAKDKALSLTDEVGIHPALSGLKELYDDGSMAVLHNVGYPNPDRSHFRSMDIWQTGSQSSEYWNTGWVGRYLDAQCSGCDHPTQAIEMDDVLSLALKGDHLKGIAVKDPRRLYGTANEKYFKEINKNHADETGEQPVDYLYKTLAETMSSADYIFQQSKLHPSSADYPKTDLGTSLKTIASLIYSEINTKVYYLSLGSFDTHINQEMQQQRLFTELNDAVKAFTKDLKANGRFNDVLLFTFSEFGRRVAQNASNGTDHGTSNNMIFIGGGLKQQGLINEMPNLADLDEGDLKYKIDFKNVYATVLKNWLNTDDVKILGKQYEYLKFV is encoded by the coding sequence ATGTTAATACGCAGAAAAGAATTTTTACAAGTTGGTTCATTAGCCACAGCCTCGTTAATGCTTCCTAAGTTTTTAAAAGCATTTGAAGCAAGCAATATGGTGCCTCCCGGAAATAAGGTAACTGTTGTATTGCAGTTAAGTGGTGGTTGCGATGGGTTGAACCAAATTATTCCTGTAAGAAATGATATCTATTATAGATCAAGACCAAGATTAGGTGTTGCAAAAGATAAAGCATTATCATTAACTGATGAGGTGGGCATTCACCCTGCATTAAGCGGTTTGAAAGAATTGTATGATGATGGCAGCATGGCTGTATTGCATAATGTCGGTTATCCAAATCCGGACCGTTCACATTTTCGCAGTATGGATATCTGGCAAACAGGTAGCCAGAGCAGTGAATACTGGAATACAGGTTGGGTGGGCCGTTATCTTGATGCACAGTGCAGTGGTTGCGACCATCCTACACAGGCTATAGAAATGGATGATGTGCTAAGTCTTGCATTGAAAGGGGATCATTTAAAAGGTATTGCAGTAAAAGACCCGAGAAGATTATACGGAACAGCGAACGAAAAATATTTTAAAGAGATCAATAAGAATCATGCCGATGAGACGGGTGAGCAGCCTGTCGATTATCTCTACAAAACATTGGCTGAAACGATGTCATCTGCTGATTATATTTTCCAGCAAAGCAAATTACATCCTTCAAGTGCTGATTATCCGAAAACAGACCTGGGAACCAGTCTTAAAACAATTGCTTCACTGATCTATTCCGAGATCAATACAAAAGTGTATTACCTTTCATTGGGAAGTTTTGATACACATATCAACCAGGAAATGCAACAGCAACGTTTGTTTACTGAACTGAATGATGCGGTGAAAGCTTTTACAAAAGATTTAAAAGCCAACGGACGTTTCAATGATGTGCTGCTGTTTACGTTTTCCGAGTTTGGAAGAAGGGTAGCACAGAATGCAAGTAATGGTACTGATCATGGCACCAGCAACAATATGATATTTATCGGCGGCGGTTTAAAACAACAAGGTTTGATAAACGAAATGCCGAATCTCGCTGATCTGGATGAAGGCGATTTAAAATATAAGATCGATTTTAAAAATGTGTATGCAACTGTTTTAAAGAACTGGTTGAATACCGATGATGTAAAAATATTAGGCAAGCAATATGAATATTTGAAGTTTGTGTAA
- a CDS encoding DUF1800 domain-containing protein — translation MSMTIQTKNLHLMWRAGFGPAVEQLGDLNKYSPKQFYKALQKASEKRPEYIDVADDYLKGLMLGIEEAGRQQKKEMDEDQRKQVQQKNRQGVRNLNMFWMHEMVNTGAQLREKLGFFWHGHFACRNLNVFYQQGLLDIIRRNALGSFRTMLHEVSKSAAMLNFLNNQQNRKDHPNENFAREVMELFTLGRGNYTEEDIKEAARSFTGWSSNVKGEYVFRRFQHDFGSKTFLGKTGNLTGEEVLDHLLAQKQTARFITQKMYKFFVNDTPDQKNIEWLADRFYKNDYDIGKLCEDIFTSDWFYDDKNIGVKIKSPVELLTGIQRMLPMTLENEESLMLLQRVLGQLLFYPPNVAGWPGGKAWIDSSTLMMRMRIPQMLNDQDEMNVKPKDDDDTMMGRKNDKNEDPKAKGQKQMGKLGKPILVNIDWTKYVKNFDPVKREKLLADMNSVLLVTNKAVSDDLVKKFSDESGREDFIKSATIQIMSTPEYQLC, via the coding sequence ATGTCAATGACAATCCAAACAAAAAATCTGCACCTGATGTGGCGTGCAGGTTTCGGGCCGGCTGTAGAGCAGCTCGGCGACCTGAACAAGTATTCCCCCAAACAATTTTATAAAGCGCTGCAGAAAGCCTCGGAAAAAAGACCAGAGTATATTGATGTGGCCGATGATTACCTGAAAGGGTTGATGTTGGGTATTGAAGAAGCGGGCCGCCAGCAAAAGAAAGAGATGGATGAAGATCAGCGTAAACAAGTGCAGCAAAAAAACAGGCAGGGTGTTCGCAACCTGAATATGTTCTGGATGCATGAAATGGTGAACACAGGTGCACAGCTTCGGGAGAAATTGGGATTTTTCTGGCATGGCCATTTTGCCTGCCGTAATCTCAATGTTTTCTATCAGCAGGGTCTATTGGATATTATCCGTCGGAATGCTTTAGGCAGTTTCCGAACAATGCTGCATGAAGTTTCAAAGAGTGCAGCAATGCTTAATTTTTTGAACAATCAGCAAAATCGGAAAGATCATCCTAATGAAAATTTTGCCCGTGAAGTAATGGAGTTGTTTACTCTTGGCCGTGGCAACTATACTGAAGAAGATATAAAAGAAGCCGCCCGTTCTTTTACTGGCTGGAGCAGTAATGTAAAAGGTGAATATGTGTTCAGAAGGTTTCAGCATGACTTTGGGAGTAAAACTTTCTTAGGTAAAACCGGGAATCTTACAGGCGAAGAAGTGCTGGATCATTTGCTGGCACAAAAACAAACAGCAAGGTTTATTACACAAAAGATGTATAAGTTTTTTGTGAATGATACACCTGATCAAAAGAATATAGAATGGCTTGCTGACCGGTTCTATAAAAATGATTATGACATCGGTAAACTCTGCGAGGATATTTTTACCAGTGATTGGTTTTATGATGATAAGAATATCGGCGTGAAAATAAAAAGCCCGGTAGAGCTGCTGACAGGTATACAACGTATGCTGCCGATGACATTGGAAAATGAAGAATCGTTGATGTTGTTGCAAAGAGTATTGGGCCAATTATTATTTTACCCGCCTAATGTAGCTGGATGGCCGGGAGGCAAAGCATGGATCGATAGCTCAACGCTGATGATGCGGATGCGGATACCACAAATGTTGAATGACCAGGATGAAATGAATGTAAAACCCAAAGATGATGATGATACGATGATGGGAAGAAAGAACGATAAAAATGAAGACCCGAAAGCCAAAGGACAAAAGCAGATGGGAAAATTAGGCAAGCCTATTTTGGTAAATATCGACTGGACAAAATATGTAAAGAATTTTGACCCGGTGAAAAGAGAGAAACTATTAGCAGATATGAACAGTGTGTTGCTCGTGACCAATAAGGCCGTGAGTGATGACCTGGTAAAAAAATTCAGCGATGAAAGCGGGCGGGAGGATTTTATTAAATCTGCAACGATTCAGATAATGAGTACACCTGAATACCAGCTTTGCTGA